A region of the Mangifera indica cultivar Alphonso chromosome 10, CATAS_Mindica_2.1, whole genome shotgun sequence genome:
ATGTGTAGCAGACAATTCACATTAGGACCCACATTAAAAATCTGTCTCACTCGGTTAATTGGCCATTACATTTTTTCTGGCATCGCCACCACTCGTGTGCACCAAATTGTAGTAGTTGTAGTTCTGGATGTGCTTAAGACCACATGAGAGTCAGAAAGATTGTATATCCTGGAGGGAGGCAAGCTAAACTGTATTGCTTCTCTTTTGTTGTTGATGTGGAGACATGGTCAACTCCATCCGTGCATTAACTTATGGATCATTGAGCCAAAATTAATCTATTACCAAATCATGTGAagataatattatgatttgaaaCAGAAGAAATATGAAGTTGGGAAGCAGGTGGGAGACATTACATAAATGTATGTGATGTAATGTTTGGATCCAAATCTGAAATCATGTTTCTAGTTGAATAATTGAAAGAGATTCCAACTGTCTCCTTtatctcataatatatattgagcATATGGCCACAGGACGAAGCCAAATTGAGCAGCACAATTCATTTCTAGGCCTCTTCAAAttccaaacaaataaaaaaatggccGCTTCTTACCATACTCGCTCTAACAGTTTACCTTCTAGACATCACCCCATCACTTGTGAAGTTGATCAGCATTTGAGCAGATTAATTGCTTCTGAATTTACCTCcatgtcatcatcatcaatcaTCAATCAGATCTATAGCCTTCAAGAGTTGCATGATTGCGTTGATAAGTTGCTTCAGTTATCCCTGGCTCGCCAACTAAAGCAATCTGTTGATGAGTTGCTGAATGGATCTCTTAGACTCTTGGATATCTGCAGCATTGCTAAGGATGCCTTGTTGCAAACAAAAGAGTCTGTTCAAGGACTTCAATCCATTTTCCGCAGAAGAAGGACTGATGATATTGAACTTACAAGTGAGGTTACAAAATTCTTGACCTCCAGGAAAGCTCTGAAAAAGACCATCCAAAAGGCcttgaagaatttgaaaggCATTAAAAGCCAAAAATCCTCTCCAATCTCTGATGAACATGAGACGAAGGCCACGATTAGCATGTTAAGAGAGGTTGAAGCAGTCACTTTCAAGGTCATTGAGTCATTGTTGTCCCTTATTTCAGGGCCAAGGGCTTCATCAAAGCTAAGTATCATTTCCAAGCTAATGCAGCCAAAGAAGGTAGCATGTGAAGAAACAGACATAACCGAGTTTCAAAAGGTGGATGCTGAATTGTCTAGTATCGTTTCTTACAAGACAAGTAAATCTGATAACattcaaaatcaacttaaaaaGTTGGAGTTAAACGTTCAAGATCTTAAGGAAAGACTTGAGTCTTTGACTAGACATTTAATTAATACAAGAGTATCTCTTCtcaatatcatcaataattagattacaaaattttgatactCTATACTTGTACATCAATGATATACACTTGTATATTCTTCtcaatacaaaattttgtttaaatatgtCATCTTCCAGCTCTCTCTGTCTCATTATCATATATTTccacagaaagaaaaaattatattttgtatattctATTCACTTGGACAAGAAACTAGCCACCATAAGCAGTccttaattttcatttcatgAAAGAATAAACCCATATCTGaaattatcaaactttttaagatgtaaaaaatatatatacacagtgAATTGGCTTAAT
Encoded here:
- the LOC123227776 gene encoding uncharacterized protein LOC123227776, whose translation is MAASYHTRSNSLPSRHHPITCEVDQHLSRLIASEFTSMSSSSIINQIYSLQELHDCVDKLLQLSLARQLKQSVDELLNGSLRLLDICSIAKDALLQTKESVQGLQSIFRRRRTDDIELTSEVTKFLTSRKALKKTIQKALKNLKGIKSQKSSPISDEHETKATISMLREVEAVTFKVIESLLSLISGPRASSKLSIISKLMQPKKVACEETDITEFQKVDAELSSIVSYKTSKSDNIQNQLKKLELNVQDLKERLESLTRHLINTRVSLLNIINN